The genome window TACTGCTCTTTCAATCGTTTATAGGTTGCTTCCAAGCTATCGGGGATCACGCGAATATCGGATATAACAGGCATAAAATTCGTATCGCCGCTCCATCGAGGTACCACATGCCAGTGAATATGCCCCTCAACTCCGGCTCCAGCAACACGGCCTAAGTTGACGCCGAGATTAAATCCATCTGGGTTATAAACTCCCTTCAAGACATTCACACTCATTCTGACCATCTGCTGAATATCCAACATCTCAGCATCATCGAGATCGTTCATGTCGGCAGAATGCTTAAAAGGAGCAACCATTAAATGTCCATTGCTGTAAGGAAACTTATTCAAGAGGATATAAGAATATGCGCTGCGGCAAAGGATTAGATGTTCCTCGTCACAATTTTCGGCCGGTTTTGTACAAAAAATACACCCTGTTGCCTTATCAGCAGATTCAATATAT of bacterium contains these proteins:
- a CDS encoding HIT domain-containing protein; its protein translation is MPERLWAPWRLEYIESADKATGCIFCTKPAENCDEEHLILCRSAYSYILLNKFPYSNGHLMVAPFKHSADMNDLDDAEMLDIQQMVRMSVNVLKGVYNPDGFNLGVNLGRVAGAGVEGHIHWHVVPRWSGDTNFMPVISDIRVIPDSLEATYKRLKEQYEVICGR